A single genomic interval of Wolbachia endosymbiont of Diaphorina citri harbors:
- a CDS encoding outer membrane protein assembly factor BamE, giving the protein MRILIFFALLFLVSCMYIIYNHRVSGINVELWNKVKVGDDREKVVHTLGSPTLVSKFDENVWYYYGSKSLQISFNQNVKLQI; this is encoded by the coding sequence ATGCGAATATTAATATTTTTTGCTTTATTGTTTTTAGTGAGCTGCATGTACATTATCTATAATCACAGAGTTTCTGGAATTAATGTTGAGCTGTGGAATAAGGTAAAAGTAGGTGATGATAGAGAAAAAGTAGTTCATACTTTAGGATCACCAACACTAGTATCAAAGTTTGATGAAAATGTTTGGTACTACTATGGAAGTAAATCTCTGCAAATTTCGTTTAATCAGAATGTGAAATTACAGATATAA
- a CDS encoding exopolysaccharide biosynthesis protein — MQKSENLTEDKKLASDILQEVADAGNANSDKVTLFEIKTSLQERGFGILIIIFSLPLSVPIPVPPGYTTILSIPLILFSLQLLLGFHSPWMPNWLERKSFKRSTLALVVKKTLPALKKIEKFMKPRMSFIFLEPGEKILAFIMLVCALVIANPFPLTHFIPAIGTTLISLGIMSKDGLVSIFGVLVSLCGILFALIVIVKGPQLIMSAFSFLKVLCMVNL, encoded by the coding sequence GTGCAAAAAAGTGAGAATTTGACTGAAGATAAAAAATTAGCATCTGATATTCTACAAGAGGTTGCAGATGCTGGTAATGCTAATAGTGACAAAGTGACGTTGTTTGAAATTAAAACATCTCTACAAGAACGTGGTTTTGGTATTTTAATAATTATTTTCTCCTTGCCACTATCTGTGCCTATACCAGTTCCACCTGGCTATACAACTATACTTTCCATACCGTTAATCTTATTTTCACTGCAGCTTCTGCTTGGGTTTCATTCTCCCTGGATGCCAAATTGGTTAGAAAGAAAATCCTTTAAACGTTCAACACTAGCCCTTGTGGTCAAAAAAACTTTACCTGCATTAAAAAAAATAGAAAAGTTCATGAAACCAAGAATGTCCTTTATCTTCCTAGAGCCAGGTGAAAAGATTTTGGCATTTATAATGTTAGTTTGTGCGTTGGTGATAGCCAATCCGTTTCCGTTAACTCACTTTATTCCAGCAATCGGTACAACTCTTATTTCACTTGGTATTATGAGTAAGGATGGTCTTGTCTCGATATTTGGAGTGTTGGTATCCTTGTGTGGAATATTATTTGCTCTTATTGTAATAGTTAAAGGTCCACAGCTTATAATGAGTGCGTTTTCTTTTCTAAAAGTTTTGTGCATGGTTAATCTTTAA
- a CDS encoding ankyrin repeat domain-containing protein, translated as MTLTLEQWKEILDAVIPNSGNIFEQIKRKVEERDKDIYQRWQKTNFDLNHLFDVLPNISSYKLTLLHIAVLNGRLDIVKALLENGADVKVKNSNGDTPLHSAANGGYLEIVNVLLEIGADVNAKNNPGNTPLHKAVFSGHLEIIKYLIENGADVNAKNNPGNTPLHKAVFSGHLEVVKYLIENRADVNLGRGYYGETTLHEAAINGNLKIVNALLEKGANPNAKDYSGNNTLYSAVLNNHLKIVEVLLENTASPNAKNDRGYTALHRAAFSSELRIVEALLKNGADVNKKNDDGRTPLYWAIIRGRLNIVKALLKNGADVNEKNYDGHTPLYLALNTQQYDDKLVDFLIAQEVKIKGYNAEKPEYLPREKHCYWDKCCSEIGRIKAKIIDGTTTLYVILTCKDNELTCYARKGVLQRALENSNYRNEFPIYYNYLKDQCDKGIERLVLSNEIKDVFQGRQKLFLRKDEEKPDIITKLPTELPEAVDTHLENASMNNLKKALEINI; from the coding sequence ATGACTTTAACATTAGAACAGTGGAAAGAAATACTAGATGCAGTAATCCCAAACAGCGGTAATATATTTGAACAAATAAAAAGAAAAGTAGAGGAACGAGATAAAGATATATATCAAAGGTGGCAAAAAACAAACTTTGATCTAAATCATCTGTTTGATGTATTACCGAATATATCTTCTTACAAATTGACGTTATTACATATAGCAGTTCTTAATGGCCGCTTAGATATAGTTAAAGCTCTGTTAGAAAATGGAGCTGATGTTAAGGTAAAAAACAGTAATGGCGATACTCCATTACACAGTGCTGCTAATGGTGGTTATTTAGAGATAGTTAATGTTCTATTAGAAATAGGAGCTGATGTTAATGCAAAAAACAATCCTGGCAATACTCCCTTACATAAAGCTGTTTTTAGTGGTCATTTAGAGATAATTAAATACCTTATAGAAAATGGAGCTGATGTTAATGCAAAAAACAATCCTGGCAATACTCCCTTACATAAAGCTGTTTTTAGTGGTCATTTAGAGGTAGTTAAATACCTTATAGAAAATAGAGCTGATGTTAATTTAGGAAGAGGTTATTATGGCGAAACTACTTTACACGAGGCTGCTATCAATGGTAATTTAAAGATAGTTAACGCTCTATTGGAAAAAGGAGCTAATCCTAATGCAAAAGACTATAGTGGCAACAATACCTTGTACTCCGCCGTTCTCAATAATCATTTAAAGATAGTTGAAGTCCTATTAGAAAATACAGCTAGTCCTAATGCAAAAAATGATCGGGGCTATACTGCCTTACATCGTGCTGCGTTCAGTAGTGAATTAAGGATAGTTGAAGCTCTATTAAAAAATGGAGCTGATGTTAACAAAAAAAATGATGATGGCCGTACTCCCTTATACTGGGCTATTATCAGGGGTCGTTTAAATATAGTTAAAGCTCTATTAAAAAATGGAGCTGATGTTAACGAAAAAAACTATGATGGCCATACTCCTTTATATTTGGCTCTTAATACTCAACAATATGATGACAAGTTAGTAGATTTTTTAATAGCGCAGGAGGTTAAGATAAAAGGTTATAATGCAGAAAAGCCAGAATATCTACCCAGAGAAAAACATTGTTATTGGGATAAATGTTGTTCAGAAATTGGTAGAATAAAAGCAAAAATTATTGATGGTACTACCACACTTTATGTTATTTTAACATGCAAGGATAATGAATTAACATGTTATGCACGAAAGGGAGTTTTGCAAAGAGCATTAGAAAATAGTAACTATAGAAATGAATTTCCTATATATTATAATTACTTAAAAGATCAATGTGATAAAGGAATAGAAAGACTAGTTTTATCTAATGAAATTAAGGACGTCTTTCAGGGGCGTCAAAAACTTTTTTTAAGGAAGGATGAAGAAAAGCCTGATATTATAACAAAACTACCGACAGAACTACCTGAGGCAGTAGACACACATCTAGAAAATGCGAGTATGAATAATTTAAAAAAAGCATTAGAGATAAATATATAA
- a CDS encoding recombinase family protein, with translation MLKEVRCAIYTRKSNEDGLEQKFNSLDAQRVACEKYIKSKEGWVALAKRYDDGGYSGKNLERPAIKELFEDVKGGEVDCVVVYTLDRLSRETKDSIEVTSFFRRHRVNFVAVTQIFDNNTPMGKFVQTVLSGAAQLEREMIVERVKNKIATSKEQGIWMGGTLPLGYDVKDKELIINEKEAKTVKHIFARYLELKSMAGLARELNREGYRTKSDTFKKATVRRIITNPIYMGKIKHYEKEYEGKHEAIIEEEKWKKAQELISNQPYRGVKYEEALLKGIIKCKSCDVNMTLTYSKKENKRYRYYVCNNHLVGKSCASKSRNIVAGEVEKEVMKRAEHLYENWQEKTEEKIEKLWKNLSFGKQKEVVKKLIRTVLVREDGIDLSSEGKVEFIPIKKKGNKYTVVEPEGKTNNALLKAVVRAHSWKRQLEEGEYANIKELSAKINIGTRRIQQILRLNYLAPKIKEDIVNGRQPRGLKLADLTEIPMLWSEQMKKFYKLALSCS, from the coding sequence ATGTTAAAAGAAGTAAGGTGTGCGATATATACAAGAAAATCAAATGAGGATGGGCTAGAACAAAAGTTTAATAGCCTTGATGCCCAGCGAGTAGCATGTGAAAAGTACATAAAGAGCAAAGAAGGCTGGGTAGCATTGGCAAAAAGGTACGATGATGGAGGCTATTCAGGGAAAAATTTAGAAAGGCCAGCAATAAAGGAATTATTTGAAGATGTTAAGGGAGGAGAAGTAGACTGTGTGGTAGTGTATACGCTAGATAGGCTATCAAGAGAAACAAAAGACAGCATAGAAGTAACGTCATTTTTTAGAAGGCACCGAGTAAATTTTGTAGCAGTAACGCAAATATTTGACAATAATACGCCAATGGGAAAATTCGTACAAACGGTATTATCAGGAGCAGCACAGCTAGAAAGAGAGATGATAGTAGAGAGAGTAAAAAACAAAATAGCAACATCAAAAGAGCAAGGAATATGGATGGGTGGAACTTTACCGCTTGGATATGATGTAAAGGATAAAGAATTAATAATAAATGAGAAAGAAGCAAAGACAGTAAAGCATATATTTGCAAGATATTTGGAGCTGAAGTCAATGGCAGGACTGGCAAGGGAGCTAAATAGAGAAGGTTACAGAACAAAATCAGATACCTTTAAAAAGGCAACGGTGAGAAGAATAATAACAAATCCAATATATATGGGAAAAATCAAACATTATGAAAAAGAGTATGAAGGAAAGCATGAAGCAATAATAGAAGAGGAAAAGTGGAAAAAAGCACAAGAATTGATAAGTAATCAACCGTATCGAGGAGTAAAATATGAGGAAGCGCTACTAAAGGGAATAATTAAATGTAAGAGCTGTGATGTAAATATGACACTGACATACTCAAAAAAAGAGAATAAGAGATATCGATATTACGTATGCAACAATCATTTAGTTGGAAAAAGCTGTGCGTCAAAGAGTCGGAATATAGTAGCAGGAGAAGTAGAAAAAGAAGTAATGAAGAGAGCAGAGCACCTATACGAAAATTGGCAAGAAAAGACCGAAGAAAAAATTGAAAAGTTATGGAAAAATTTAAGTTTTGGAAAGCAGAAAGAAGTAGTGAAAAAGTTAATAAGAACAGTATTGGTGAGAGAGGATGGAATAGACTTGAGTTCAGAGGGTAAGGTGGAATTTATACCAATAAAAAAGAAAGGAAACAAATACACAGTAGTAGAGCCAGAAGGTAAAACAAACAATGCGTTACTCAAAGCAGTGGTAAGAGCCCATTCCTGGAAACGGCAACTAGAAGAGGGAGAATACGCAAATATAAAAGAGCTGAGTGCAAAAATTAATATAGGTACAAGACGAATACAGCAAATTTTAAGGTTGAACTATTTAGCTCCAAAAATTAAAGAAGACATAGTAAATGGGAGGCAGCCAAGGGGTTTGAAGTTAGCTGACTTAACGGAAATACCGATGTTGTGGAGTGAGCAGATGAAGAAATTTTACAAATTAGCATTATCTTGTTCCTAA
- a CDS encoding ATP-binding protein codes for MKKIETSELLKRIAICLLCIAIMVSIALLFAYMHTMLLSKGYELAAHYISEAMPAVLLTVFFFITWFIYDQVFSKMKEVELPIEIELANSDNKTTFADVIIDASLKQELQFTCCNQMTEEVRKMLRSQRINLQKDYILCGPPGNGKTLIARAIAGESNMNFISISGPELIGVYIGHGAHAVRELFKVARKHSPCIVFIDEIDAVAQKRSTANNSAYHCRESLTQLLTEIDGFKSRKDIIVIGATNLIDEIDPALIRPGRLGQVVNIPNPSTEMRQKILELYTKNIKTDERLNLKDIAEETGGYSGAKLEQLVNEAKKCAVLRRQCMVVNKEDFNYAFHKLNLRQGRGKMTSVSVHSQTEKSSLLT; via the coding sequence ATGAAAAAAATTGAAACTTCAGAATTGCTAAAAAGAATTGCTATCTGTTTGTTATGCATAGCAATTATGGTCTCTATTGCTCTTTTGTTTGCCTATATGCATACAATGTTGCTTAGTAAAGGATATGAGCTGGCTGCACATTATATTAGCGAAGCTATGCCTGCTGTGTTGCTTACTGTTTTCTTTTTTATCACTTGGTTTATATATGATCAAGTATTTAGTAAAATGAAGGAAGTAGAGCTGCCTATAGAAATAGAATTAGCTAATTCAGATAATAAAACAACATTTGCTGATGTTATAATTGATGCTTCCTTAAAGCAAGAGTTGCAGTTTACTTGCTGTAATCAAATGACAGAAGAAGTGCGTAAAATGTTGAGAAGTCAACGTATTAACTTACAAAAAGATTATATATTATGTGGCCCTCCTGGAAATGGTAAAACACTTATCGCCCGCGCAATTGCAGGTGAATCAAATATGAATTTTATAAGTATCTCAGGTCCAGAACTTATTGGAGTATATATTGGTCATGGTGCACATGCTGTACGCGAGCTTTTTAAAGTAGCGAGAAAACATTCTCCTTGTATAGTATTCATAGATGAAATAGATGCAGTTGCGCAAAAAAGAAGTACCGCTAATAACTCAGCTTACCACTGTCGAGAGAGCTTAACACAGTTACTAACTGAAATAGATGGATTTAAGAGCAGAAAAGATATAATAGTAATTGGTGCAACTAATCTAATCGATGAGATAGATCCAGCACTTATTAGACCTGGACGTTTAGGTCAAGTGGTTAATATACCTAATCCAAGCACGGAAATGAGACAAAAGATATTGGAGCTTTATACTAAAAATATAAAAACTGATGAAAGGCTAAATCTTAAAGATATTGCAGAAGAAACAGGAGGCTATTCTGGAGCTAAGTTAGAGCAGTTAGTAAATGAAGCAAAAAAGTGTGCTGTTTTACGAAGGCAATGTATGGTAGTTAATAAGGAAGATTTCAATTATGCGTTTCACAAGCTAAATCTGAGACAAGGAAGAGGTAAAATGACGTCAGTTTCAGTTCATTCACAGACGGAAAAATCATCTTTATTAACATAA
- a CDS encoding ankyrin repeat domain-containing protein produces MLSKENTKEQVTDNQSRLIRMQKEDTLPSSSQQILKLPEGFTIGEAIGGGDCFFHAVAQGLKQLKPEMNFTVKSLREVCRKQALSSQEMKKKIIADARNRGDSKVILPEPGIDNDELWKTYLIYIEYSIEDIEKMQRDNKDVFSSLTGLKYGNTLQIPIWGRPEIEGRMICNEYNVKLHVIEDLPIYGWSGSLIDGLGSKFVSTDYNEKDTIHIINGGYSHFEPILRKEVQKTLPYSDLTQVQSMLKELSLEQIYEEFINTIEDCSLLEMEKLKKLKVFFRAHPTLDVNFRVNQRGDTLLHIAVRNDELEIIRSLLRKRANANILNMEGKTSIDIARSNNRKGIAKILQPLVSYKRIDVPGDGSCLFWSVALAYLTPVKFDNNKFCKRFYQLFGDGHDVQTIQRLIQGDVHICQNDMLRWLVEKIFRERVVEKMRSFQEELKDEISMIDFFESKNEGYITNGSFKEKFLSDFGSEIEVKQQYGIESSKLQPSHFNSNAVDDICIELEKIHNPKKVRKFQFEAYLECMRSPKAWGGTYEIKAMSQLLETAITVYKENSSETYGKQRECHNNEIRLFYKNRNHCQFYQTEYSDLVKFVQSFVQSFEMKLIIYSTFGEMIRRKKEVLPQEVINKDFVRSIFGFSVCRGVRTIGGERAYRSRSFSCLSDLIEMFDSCKLIFRKVLVDAGCDIFQSFEAQLEKIGFDQVSSVVEDIVDKIIQYYIQKEYDRSVDGASIVEALVLDKYSQKIHGKVAQYGKRSYNIIDLYENIGIVTGKEDSLIYYEKRDKSSQYGYRRLFICEKLRKVYDEVKTTSTEFEDYVYTLDQQSFVNTVEEVFSIVNEEIQIPSRGKWNNLVEQVRSHIEKEAESLFKEIKFLHRKRKTSLLCRQESLITAEKRKPISARDTAASIKRLKKSEKNLEYMSLVKDSLVKLQDLAYYSKLEKIFKSHTEEIFQEYKKSFELHYNDTKKTDGFQLSIKGINQSFFSIKRFKSKLKKQKLKDVCPAVDDFTGRQEQVKRICQELQKEKGAVVVITGKYGMGKTQLARKCAEESRESYSHIYEIEDSNMLPIERRFSSLTKRKLGIYMEEKKSLIGSKKCLIICHNAKREDIEEVLEVEDRVGFDFLFTFPDQPCKGVVEVALDAFEEDQAVQLTKRILGIVDKSQDEQIKVFVKRLEGFPLAIKLAAAYIRNSKLSNSKEAFGIHEYLIKYEDLDQVIPKNNKQDKYDRVLLVTTGISMEVMEKKNGGVPFRCLKVMAHLGNSYIDPDMFLVLVELESTFKLMENYSLLDIEMIGRKKCMLYMNR; encoded by the coding sequence ATGTTAAGTAAAGAAAATACAAAGGAACAAGTAACAGATAATCAATCTAGGTTAATAAGAATGCAAAAAGAAGACACACTGCCATCTAGTAGTCAGCAAATATTAAAGCTGCCAGAAGGTTTTACAATAGGGGAAGCAATTGGAGGAGGGGATTGTTTCTTTCACGCAGTTGCACAAGGACTTAAGCAATTAAAACCTGAAATGAACTTTACTGTGAAGTCTTTGAGGGAAGTTTGTAGGAAGCAAGCTTTAAGTAGTCAAGAAATGAAAAAAAAGATTATAGCAGATGCTAGAAACCGTGGAGATTCTAAAGTAATACTTCCAGAGCCTGGTATTGATAATGATGAATTATGGAAAACTTATTTGATTTATATAGAATACAGTATTGAAGATATAGAAAAAATGCAGAGGGATAATAAGGACGTGTTTTCATCATTAACTGGTTTAAAGTATGGAAATACGTTGCAGATTCCTATATGGGGTAGGCCTGAAATTGAGGGAAGAATGATTTGTAATGAATATAATGTTAAGCTGCATGTTATTGAAGATCTTCCCATATATGGATGGTCAGGGTCTCTTATTGATGGATTAGGATCCAAATTTGTAAGTACAGATTATAATGAAAAAGATACTATACATATAATAAATGGAGGATATTCTCATTTTGAGCCAATACTCAGAAAGGAAGTTCAGAAAACATTACCTTATTCTGACCTAACTCAAGTTCAGAGTATGTTGAAAGAACTGTCCTTGGAGCAAATATATGAAGAATTTATTAATACTATAGAGGACTGTAGTCTTTTAGAAATGGAAAAGCTTAAAAAGCTAAAAGTTTTTTTTAGAGCACATCCAACCTTGGATGTTAATTTTCGGGTTAATCAACGTGGTGATACACTGTTACATATTGCTGTTCGTAATGACGAGTTAGAAATTATCAGGTCTCTATTGAGAAAAAGAGCTAACGCTAATATTTTAAACATGGAGGGTAAGACTTCCATAGACATCGCTAGAAGTAATAACAGGAAGGGTATTGCTAAGATACTGCAACCACTTGTTTCGTATAAAAGAATTGATGTCCCAGGAGATGGTAGTTGCCTATTTTGGTCTGTTGCTTTAGCTTATTTAACTCCTGTAAAATTTGACAATAATAAATTCTGCAAGAGATTTTACCAATTATTTGGAGACGGCCATGATGTACAAACAATCCAAAGGCTAATCCAAGGTGATGTACATATTTGCCAAAATGATATGCTAAGGTGGTTAGTAGAGAAAATATTTCGTGAAAGAGTTGTTGAAAAAATGCGTTCGTTTCAAGAGGAATTGAAAGACGAGATTAGTATGATAGACTTTTTTGAGAGTAAAAATGAAGGTTATATAACAAATGGTAGCTTTAAAGAAAAATTTCTTTCTGATTTTGGCTCTGAAATTGAAGTTAAGCAGCAGTATGGAATCGAGTCTAGTAAACTCCAGCCTAGCCACTTCAATAGTAATGCAGTAGATGACATTTGTATTGAGCTTGAGAAGATACATAACCCTAAAAAGGTTCGTAAATTTCAATTTGAAGCATATTTAGAATGTATGAGGAGTCCTAAAGCTTGGGGTGGTACATATGAGATAAAAGCAATGTCCCAGCTATTAGAAACTGCAATAACAGTATATAAGGAAAATTCATCCGAAACTTATGGTAAACAAAGAGAATGTCATAATAATGAAATACGCTTGTTTTATAAAAATAGGAATCACTGTCAATTTTACCAAACAGAATATTCAGATTTAGTAAAGTTTGTTCAGAGCTTTGTACAATCATTTGAAATGAAGCTTATTATATATTCTACATTTGGAGAGATGATAAGAAGGAAAAAAGAAGTGCTTCCACAAGAAGTAATTAACAAAGATTTCGTACGAAGCATCTTTGGATTTTCAGTATGTAGAGGTGTAAGGACAATAGGTGGTGAGAGAGCATATAGGAGCAGAAGTTTTTCTTGTCTATCAGATTTAATAGAAATGTTTGACAGTTGTAAGCTCATTTTTAGGAAAGTGTTAGTAGATGCTGGGTGTGATATTTTTCAAAGCTTTGAAGCACAACTTGAGAAAATTGGTTTTGATCAAGTTTCAAGTGTAGTAGAGGATATTGTGGATAAGATAATTCAATATTATATTCAAAAAGAATATGATAGGAGTGTAGATGGTGCAAGCATAGTTGAAGCTCTTGTTCTAGATAAATATTCACAGAAAATACATGGTAAAGTGGCACAGTATGGAAAGAGGAGTTATAATATCATAGATCTGTATGAAAATATTGGAATTGTAACGGGGAAAGAAGACTCTCTTATCTATTATGAAAAAAGAGATAAATCTAGTCAGTATGGTTATCGTCGTCTTTTTATATGTGAGAAGTTGAGAAAAGTGTATGATGAAGTAAAAACTACAAGTACGGAATTTGAGGATTACGTATATACTTTAGATCAACAAAGCTTTGTAAACACTGTGGAAGAGGTGTTCTCTATTGTTAATGAAGAGATTCAAATACCAAGTAGAGGAAAATGGAATAATCTTGTCGAACAGGTTAGATCACACATTGAGAAAGAAGCAGAGTCTTTATTTAAGGAAATTAAGTTTCTTCATAGAAAAAGAAAAACAAGCCTACTCTGTCGTCAAGAATCTTTAATCACAGCAGAAAAAAGAAAGCCCATTAGTGCTCGAGATACGGCAGCAAGCATAAAGCGGCTAAAAAAATCTGAAAAAAATCTTGAATATATGTCTTTAGTAAAAGACAGTCTAGTAAAGTTACAAGATTTAGCTTATTATTCTAAGCTAGAAAAAATATTTAAAAGCCATACTGAGGAAATTTTTCAAGAGTATAAGAAATCCTTTGAATTACATTATAATGACACAAAAAAAACTGATGGATTTCAGCTTAGTATAAAGGGAATTAATCAATCTTTCTTTTCTATAAAAAGATTTAAATCTAAATTGAAGAAACAGAAGCTTAAAGATGTGTGTCCCGCAGTAGATGACTTTACAGGAAGGCAAGAGCAAGTAAAAAGGATATGTCAAGAACTGCAAAAGGAAAAAGGAGCAGTGGTAGTAATAACTGGTAAATATGGCATGGGCAAAACTCAACTGGCTAGAAAGTGTGCTGAGGAAAGTAGAGAAAGTTATAGCCATATCTATGAGATAGAAGACAGTAACATGTTACCTATAGAGAGGCGTTTTTCTTCTTTAACCAAAAGGAAATTAGGTATATATATGGAAGAAAAAAAATCACTAATAGGAAGTAAAAAATGTCTAATTATTTGTCATAATGCTAAAAGAGAAGACATAGAAGAGGTTCTAGAGGTAGAGGATCGAGTAGGTTTTGATTTTTTATTCACTTTTCCTGATCAGCCTTGTAAAGGCGTAGTAGAAGTCGCTTTGGATGCTTTTGAAGAAGATCAAGCTGTACAACTTACTAAAAGAATTTTAGGAATAGTAGATAAATCACAAGACGAACAAATAAAAGTATTTGTAAAAAGGCTTGAAGGTTTTCCATTAGCTATAAAGCTAGCAGCAGCTTATATTAGAAATAGTAAGTTAAGTAATTCAAAAGAAGCATTTGGAATTCATGAATATTTAATAAAATATGAAGATCTTGATCAGGTAATTCCAAAAAATAATAAGCAGGACAAATATGATAGGGTTTTATTAGTAACAACAGGCATTTCCATGGAGGTAATGGAAAAGAAAAATGGTGGAGTACCTTTTAGGTGTTTGAAAGTTATGGCTCATTTGGGTAATAGCTACATTGACCCTGATATGTTTTTAGTTTTGGTTGAACTAGAGTCTACTTTCAAATTGATGGAAAATTATTCTCTGCTTGATATAGAAATGATAGGCAGAAAAAAATGTATGTTATACATGAATCGATAA
- a CDS encoding transposase, with protein sequence MEQKIFHHWRQCTTIFSGSGKLEKIHDMLVKEVRKMVGKNETPSVGIIDSQSVKTTQKGAGKKIKGRERHIVVDTVGLVIMADVHSASVQDRHVALDLFIRAKVKP encoded by the coding sequence GTGGAGCAAAAGATTTTTCACCATTGGAGACAGTGTACGACTATTTTCTCAGGTAGTGGCAAATTGGAAAAAATACATGATATGCTAGTAAAAGAGGTAAGAAAAATGGTTGGCAAAAATGAAACACCATCAGTAGGAATAATTGATAGTCAATCAGTGAAGACTACTCAAAAAGGAGCTGGCAAGAAAATAAAGGGTAGAGAACGTCATATTGTTGTAGACACAGTAGGCCTAGTTATTATGGCAGATGTTCACAGTGCAAGCGTTCAAGATCGTCATGTTGCTCTAGATCTTTTTATTCGAGCTAAAGTAAAGCCTTAA
- a CDS encoding ankyrin repeat domain-containing protein — MSNNEITPEQQEKLNKDLIWAASKGDITRVANKISEGGDVNYKDDHGKTPLHKAAGQGHSAVVEKLIESKADVNSKDDTGETPLHKAAYYGHLIVVEKLIEKGAKVNSKDNRGQTPLHEAEVQGHIEVANKLMGEELLLSLTRRISETLKKDEEFKASVKGEKGAKGDAGSAGLGGRDVDPVEVAEKLVTDPSNKNKLVTEIASNSDFQGAVANSVKDDTAFQNSARGPAGSPGPEGPKGEKGDPGLKGEDAKPEKVAEQLMTTKSKELGKAVLDVANNENYKFLDHNNTQASMSFKIVKEENYGDISSTKISNEKNNDVGNFSNIGYFFQDNELYIRNYFTDTNIRIPQEFSFLRVVSDDDGELKLALCNSLGNLLSAYKKYDPEYRELPDFVENSHICLQKGRNLNLSYDWRPLFQLKNDSEGQSVSVYKVITNRKVGHLIDEFIYYDRNNNLHYKNYHNLETNKDCCYRENLYVNFSHKLFIYGNDTENDNIPVQLEQSLDLL, encoded by the coding sequence ATGTCTAACAATGAAATAACTCCTGAACAACAGGAAAAATTGAATAAAGACTTGATTTGGGCTGCAAGCAAAGGAGATATTACAAGAGTTGCAAATAAGATATCAGAGGGAGGTGATGTTAATTATAAGGATGATCATGGTAAAACTCCACTGCATAAAGCTGCAGGGCAAGGTCACTCAGCTGTAGTAGAAAAGCTTATAGAAAGTAAAGCTGATGTTAATTCTAAAGACGATACTGGTGAAACTCCACTGCACAAAGCTGCATACTATGGTCATTTAATTGTAGTAGAAAAGCTTATAGAGAAGGGAGCTAAGGTTAATTCTAAGGATAATCGTGGTCAAACTCCACTGCATGAAGCTGAAGTCCAGGGTCACATAGAAGTAGCAAACAAGCTTATGGGCGAGGAGTTGTTATTAAGTTTAACAAGACGAATATCAGAAACACTTAAGAAAGATGAGGAATTCAAAGCAAGCGTAAAAGGTGAAAAGGGAGCTAAAGGCGATGCAGGATCAGCAGGTCTTGGTGGAAGAGACGTAGACCCTGTGGAAGTTGCTGAAAAGTTGGTTACTGATCCATCTAATAAGAATAAGTTGGTAACAGAGATTGCTAGTAATTCGGATTTTCAAGGTGCAGTAGCAAATAGTGTAAAGGATGATACTGCGTTTCAAAATTCTGCTAGGGGGCCAGCGGGTAGCCCAGGGCCAGAAGGTCCTAAAGGAGAAAAAGGCGATCCAGGACTTAAAGGTGAAGATGCAAAACCAGAGAAGGTTGCAGAGCAACTTATGACTACTAAGTCAAAAGAATTAGGAAAAGCAGTACTAGATGTTGCTAATAATGAAAACTATAAATTTTTAGATCACAATAACACACAAGCAAGTATGTCATTTAAGATCGTTAAGGAAGAAAATTATGGTGATATCAGTAGTACAAAGATATCAAATGAGAAAAATAACGATGTTGGTAACTTTTCGAATATAGGATACTTTTTTCAGGATAATGAGTTATATATACGCAATTATTTCACTGACACAAATATCAGAATACCTCAGGAATTCAGCTTTTTAAGAGTGGTGAGTGATGATGATGGAGAACTAAAGTTGGCATTATGCAACAGCTTAGGAAACTTACTGTCCGCATACAAAAAATATGATCCAGAGTACAGAGAATTGCCAGATTTTGTTGAAAATTCTCATATATGTTTACAGAAAGGTAGAAATTTAAATCTATCCTATGATTGGAGACCATTATTTCAGTTAAAGAACGATTCTGAGGGGCAGAGTGTAAGTGTTTATAAAGTTATAACAAATAGAAAAGTAGGTCATCTTATTGATGAGTTTATCTATTATGATCGTAATAATAATCTTCACTACAAAAATTACCATAATCTAGAAACAAATAAAGACTGCTGTTATCGTGAGAACTTATATGTTAATTTTAGTCACAAGCTATTCATATACGGAAATGATACAGAGAATGATAACATACCTGTTCAATTAGAACAAAGCCTTGATTTATTATGA